A window of Corticium candelabrum chromosome 3, ooCorCand1.1, whole genome shotgun sequence contains these coding sequences:
- the LOC134177625 gene encoding actin-like — MASQVEQKPPCPTIIIDSGTGFLKAGLSAPEALPTLITSSSNDIWLRPFWLEKSPWDFDGGKRESIVCFENLEKLWNDTLTKLKVDVTQHDVILTESELNVREDRATMAQIVFEKYGAPGLCIGNESALSLFTHQQNTGVVVDCGHLITTIAVIIEGRRRQIPNTVLNYGGRDVTMRLLSDLSESGYQEMNSHVNAVQKIKEKVVCVSCNYDENVRFPEQMVSMSVPCKFVKDHVLNIRHERYACAQGLFRPDMFRKSDDGIAEAIYYDLDKYSREIRKTFYSNIVLCGGGTMLPSFIEKLVADLRTLTRREEEIRVHSALNRQYGAWIGANDLVNERPDILMKLMVTRSEYQEEGVEAFERKPFHETLFDC; from the exons ATGGCTAGTCAAGTGGAACAGAAACCTCCTTGTCCGACAATCATTATCGACAGTGGAACGGGATTTCTGAAAGCGGGTCTCAGCGCACCTGAAGCTCTCCCAACATTAATTACGTCTAGTAGCAACGACATTTGGTTACGGCCGTTTTGGCTTGAAAAGTCACCGTGGGACTTCGATGGAGGGAAGAGAGAGTCTATCGTATGCTTCGAAAATTTAGAAAAG CTGTGGAACGACACTCTAACCAAACTGAAGGTAGATGTAACACAACACGATGTCATACTCACTGAAAGTGAGTTAAATGTTCGAGAAGACAGAGCAACAATGGCACAAATTGTATTCGAAAAATACGGTGCGCCAGGACTATGTATCGGCAACGAATCGGCTCTTTCTTTATTCACGCATCAGCAAAACACAGGCGTTGTTGTGGACTGCGGACACCTTATTACTACAATAGCAGTGATTATAGAAGGTCGACGTCGTCAAATACCGAACACGGTATTGAACTATGGCGGTCGAGATGTGACCATGCGTTTACTATCAGATTTATCCGAAAGCGGCTACCAAGAGATGAACTCTCACGTCAACGCAGTTCAGAAGATAAAAGAAAAAGTAGTATGCGTGAGTTGCAACTACGACGAAAACGTGCGCTTTCCAGAGCAAATGGTTTCAATGTCGGTTCCTTGTAAATTTGTCAAAGACCAT GTCTTGAATATTCGTCACGAGCGTTATGCGTGTGCGCAAGGTCTCTTTCGTCCTGACATGTTTCGTAAGTCTGATGACGGCATTGCAGAAGCAATCTACTATGATCTGGACAAATACAGTCGAGAGATACGAAAAACGTTTTACTCGAACATCGTTTTGTGCGGCGGAGGCACAATGTTGCCGTCGTTTATAGAGAAGTTAGTTGCCGACCTAAGAACATTGACGCGGAGAGAAGAAGAAATCCGAGTGCATAGTGCATTGAATCGCCAATACGGTGCTTGGATTGGTGCAAACGACTTAGTCAACGAAAGGCCGGACATTCTCATGAAACTAATGGTCACCAGATCGGAATATCAGGAAGAGGGTGTGGAAGCATTTGAAAGGAAACCATTCCATGAAACTTTGTTTGATTGCTAA